In a single window of the Pseudomonas entomophila genome:
- the ppnN gene encoding nucleotide 5'-monophosphate nucleosidase PpnN, which yields MPQRNVINASVSPKGSLETLSQREVQQLSEVGTGSLYTLFRQCALAILNTGAHVDNAKTILEAYKDFEVRIHQQDRGVRLELLNAPADAFVDGEMIASTREMLFSALRDIVYTESELASQRIDLESSQGLTDYVFHLLRNARTLRPGVEPKMVVCWGGHSISSEEYQYTKKVGHELGLRKLDVCTGCGPGVMKGPMKGATIAHAKQRMHGSRYLGLTEPGIIAAEAPNPIVNELVILPDIEKRLEAFVRVGHGIIIFPGGAGTAEEFLYLLGILMHPDNQDLPFPVVLTGPRSAEPFLQQLHAFVGATLGEAAQRHYQIIIDDPTEVARQMVEGLKEVKQFRRERNDAFHFNWLLKIAEGFQHPFDPTHENMAALALRRDLPPHELAANLRRAFSGIVAGNVKDKGIRLIEEHGPYQIRGDAAILDPLGRLLQAFVDQHRMKLPGGAAYVPCYQVVT from the coding sequence ATGCCCCAACGCAATGTCATCAACGCCTCCGTCAGCCCCAAGGGCAGCCTGGAGACGCTGTCGCAACGTGAAGTCCAGCAACTGAGCGAAGTCGGTACCGGCAGCCTCTACACCCTGTTCCGCCAGTGCGCCCTGGCCATCCTCAACACCGGCGCCCATGTCGACAATGCCAAGACCATCCTCGAGGCCTACAAGGACTTCGAGGTGCGCATCCACCAACAGGACCGCGGCGTGCGCCTGGAACTGCTCAACGCGCCGGCCGACGCCTTCGTCGATGGCGAGATGATCGCCAGCACCCGGGAAATGCTGTTCAGCGCCCTGCGCGACATCGTCTACACCGAAAGCGAGCTGGCCAGCCAGCGCATCGACCTGGAAAGCTCCCAGGGCCTCACCGACTACGTCTTCCACCTGCTGCGCAATGCCCGCACGCTGCGCCCGGGCGTGGAACCGAAGATGGTGGTGTGCTGGGGCGGTCACTCGATCAGCAGCGAGGAATACCAGTACACCAAGAAGGTCGGCCACGAGCTGGGCCTGCGCAAGCTGGACGTCTGCACCGGTTGCGGCCCGGGCGTGATGAAAGGCCCGATGAAAGGCGCCACCATCGCCCACGCCAAGCAGCGCATGCACGGCAGCCGCTACCTCGGCTTGACCGAGCCGGGCATCATCGCCGCCGAGGCACCCAACCCGATCGTCAACGAACTGGTGATCCTGCCGGACATCGAGAAGCGCCTGGAGGCGTTCGTCCGTGTCGGCCACGGCATCATCATCTTCCCCGGTGGCGCCGGCACCGCCGAGGAATTCCTCTACCTGCTCGGCATCCTCATGCACCCGGACAACCAGGACCTGCCGTTCCCGGTGGTCCTCACCGGCCCGCGCAGCGCCGAGCCGTTCCTGCAGCAACTGCACGCCTTCGTCGGTGCAACCCTGGGCGAAGCCGCCCAGCGCCACTACCAGATCATCATCGACGACCCGACCGAAGTGGCCCGGCAGATGGTCGAGGGGTTGAAGGAGGTCAAGCAGTTCCGCCGCGAGCGCAACGACGCCTTCCACTTCAACTGGCTGCTGAAGATCGCCGAAGGTTTCCAGCATCCCTTCGACCCAACCCACGAGAACATGGCCGCGCTGGCCCTGCGCCGCGACCTGCCGCCCCATGAGCTGGCGGCCAACCTGCGCCGGGCGTTTTCCGGCATCGTCGCCGGCAACGTCAAGGATAAGGGCATCCGCCTGATCGAAGAACACGGCCCCTACCAGATCCGTGGCGACGCGGCGATCCTCGACCCGCTGGGGCGCCTGCTACAGGCGTTCGTCGACCAGCACCGGATGAAACTGCCGGGTGGCGCGGCCT
- the arfB gene encoding alternative ribosome rescue aminoacyl-tRNA hydrolase ArfB, which translates to MLTISKNVHLPDAEIELTYIRAQGAGGQNVNKVSSAVHLRFDIPASSLPEFYKARLLALRDSRITGDGVLIIKAQQYRTQEQNRADALARLAELIIAAGKTEKKRRPTKPTLGSKTRRLEGKARRSTVKAGRGKVDF; encoded by the coding sequence ATGCTGACCATCTCCAAAAACGTGCATCTGCCGGATGCCGAAATAGAGCTCACCTACATCCGCGCACAAGGCGCGGGTGGGCAGAATGTCAACAAGGTGTCCAGCGCCGTGCACCTGCGCTTCGACATCCCAGCCTCGTCGCTGCCCGAGTTCTACAAGGCGCGGCTGCTGGCGCTGCGTGACAGCCGCATCACCGGCGACGGCGTGTTGATCATCAAGGCCCAGCAGTACCGCACCCAGGAGCAGAACCGTGCTGACGCGCTGGCGCGTCTTGCCGAGTTGATCATCGCGGCCGGCAAGACCGAGAAGAAACGCCGCCCCACCAAGCCGACCCTCGGCTCGAAGACCCGCCGCCTTGAAGGGAAAGCCAGGCGGAGCACTGTCAAGGCGGGGCGGGGCAAGGTGGATTTCTAG
- a CDS encoding IS630 family transposase yields the protein MSRPATVITLSETEHAELLRRVKLRKGAQDACLRAEIILACAAGESGNDIAKRLGTSKDVVSRWRQRFSKLGLLGLNDEPRSGRPRTISDEQVQQVVNQVLKGKPDDSSHWSTRRMSRETGLSPASIMRIWHAFGIKPHLEKTFKLSTDPLFVDKVHDIVGLYLNHPERALVLCVDEKSQIQALNRTQPGLPLSHGNPATRTHDDKRHGTTSLFAALDVATGEVVDRLKRQHRSTEFLAFLREIDASVPAEMPIHLIMDNYATHKTDKGRAWLAARPRYNIHFTPTSASWLSLVERFFSTLSEKWIKRQAHVSVKDLEASIEHYLETYNQNPKPFRWHKKAEDILASAARAARALGK from the coding sequence ATGAGCCGACCAGCAACTGTCATTACCCTTTCTGAAACTGAACATGCGGAGTTACTGCGTCGGGTCAAGCTTCGCAAAGGTGCCCAGGATGCATGCCTACGCGCCGAGATAATCCTCGCCTGTGCCGCCGGCGAATCAGGTAACGACATCGCCAAGCGCTTGGGCACCAGCAAGGATGTGGTGTCACGATGGCGCCAACGTTTCTCTAAGTTGGGGTTGCTGGGTTTGAACGATGAACCGCGCTCTGGTCGGCCGCGTACTATTTCGGATGAACAAGTTCAGCAGGTAGTCAATCAGGTATTGAAAGGCAAGCCAGACGACTCCAGCCACTGGAGTACGCGGCGTATGAGTCGCGAAACCGGTCTGTCTCCTGCCAGCATCATGCGCATCTGGCACGCATTCGGGATCAAGCCGCATCTGGAAAAGACCTTCAAGCTCTCCACCGATCCTTTGTTTGTCGATAAGGTTCACGACATCGTTGGGCTGTACTTGAATCACCCCGAAAGAGCTCTGGTGCTATGCGTTGATGAGAAGAGTCAGATCCAGGCGTTAAACCGCACCCAGCCTGGGTTGCCCCTTTCCCATGGCAATCCTGCAACTCGCACGCACGATGACAAACGACATGGAACAACCTCTCTGTTCGCCGCTCTGGATGTGGCAACGGGTGAGGTTGTTGACCGATTGAAGCGTCAGCACCGCAGCACTGAATTCCTCGCCTTTCTGAGAGAAATTGATGCGTCGGTACCCGCTGAAATGCCTATTCATCTGATCATGGATAACTACGCAACACACAAGACCGACAAAGGCAGGGCCTGGCTTGCAGCGCGTCCACGCTACAACATCCACTTCACGCCCACTTCGGCCTCTTGGCTGAGTTTGGTCGAGCGCTTTTTCTCAACGTTGAGCGAGAAATGGATCAAGCGACAGGCACATGTCAGCGTCAAAGATCTGGAAGCTTCGATTGAGCACTATCTGGAAACGTACAACCAGAATCCGAAGCCATTTCGGTGGCACAAGAAGGCCGAGGACATCCTTGCCTCAGCCGCTCGCGCGGCGCGAGCGCTGGGTAAATAA
- a CDS encoding RHS repeat-associated core domain-containing protein yields the protein MTDNAKAQSSNTPLLESTSAVYDQRALPTSTATSDGQRTCMRYYTGADTSSGNRKNQLPVISPLISGLKLADQTLLADAAALECPKIIDPRQPPLMARLEYLAFDGTATSAATLTLCGYAQATRDSQGRLMPDTVLVLEGVTVASIEPEAKDWAVSLAESWNGIKVTLIQSQANAREGALRSITRTATTWYKDDTARSTQKVTETTYRGNQPNTWKLVTTAPLVTGGDAVLSQQVQSAFSGRLLRESHQDGQGTPVRFTCHEYDTRGRGTRSVTYPYDADAFDSGDVEGLVSIEEQLCSRSETGSGTWLTSLCLDGRKQRTLYDGAQRAVRREMQREASDTSEFVLLEESTWGWGEAPEQVKRYDFLPGGLCIHDDRAIEVPAQLRHHFWQAYADPVVEKNAQSEQTLTHQSALALLNGGIQYTRRQQQVNHAAGAVTLSSAIWSGPDSNDEAKALRTEEKIDARGRNVLLKQHVPMEDETVKSREWTTTWDDLDRPLSRTQPDESVITWRYQGMSSVPISVSIKAKGKANQVLGSQTLAGGGNQGDRVTGLVIGGKNGLVYSEQAGSVTGPDGKKRYSKETDNRVEWYIEGKDESTATLLASFEYSRLTQSLKSERPAQGTQQSTVTSEALAPLLLGSWHFNRTVHAQRQRQEALVSLRGKLQRTKHANGVTSQAWKGPQGQCDRVVRGSLEYWYEYTALGQCERMTVRDLKSGRNMAVSYTYDKLGNEVERQYRLDDQTKARYVQTWSSMGQLLSKTLFRDGQSSPTRTETFVYYTSVSGTRDELQKWTVEATSGNEIKDAEGHPLKEQRYKYDVLGNLTECRTTRGNGDVVLVTYAYDSDHPTRRSQQSTQLTPSGGQPGNVQTLTYTYDGRGQLTLNERKQTLAYSDTGRLRSVTEHGQAGPSTYYEYDEHDCLISQWVATGNQRRVLAYTGDGLCGETWLDKDGKVVRALTLDEYAGVVVKNRQGTAETQLFVLGDPQQAGGDEYWVDANGAWQHRSLAFTPWGEAPLASIQTMQSGLGRDGQRLDPSTGCSHLGNGYRVYDPRHRAFYQRDSWSPFGAGGLNDRAYCAGGDPVNWHDPSGHIMLSRRDQSESLARLDRVITESQPPVHEAVPWWQWLTLAIFTVVAIAATIATFGTAGPVMAGIGMALCTGIMVGASITAAGMAQRQSNPRLSSRLEGAGHIVMGLTSLPGMVGGLSVLIGGIVVVTTLASLALEVTKLAVEQDNPELAEKLGWASMATGMVGMVATLPSMLKGLGKSLQRLRGLRYWKDAYGKWIDARTMEHAFSKPVRPIGYQVITHSRTVTMGGEMHEVMPFNEGIYFYRDAYKGGRRLNVVAHGADNVSTISSKTVINVNNVPWGPEQLYAAVTGMVGEPNKTFHSIRLIVCHAGEGGAYSFAQRFSTLTGLPVKAFENEVKLNFESTRIWQIFEAPGIDRNIKKFSTLFENETLTIYKTNPMKDGVPTFASLTYDPKYFKPFPKMLPAHYVK from the coding sequence ATGACCGACAATGCCAAAGCCCAGTCATCGAATACCCCGCTGCTCGAAAGCACCTCGGCGGTTTATGACCAACGCGCGCTACCGACCTCGACCGCTACCAGCGATGGGCAGAGAACGTGCATGCGGTACTACACGGGGGCGGACACCTCGAGTGGCAATCGCAAAAATCAGTTGCCCGTGATCAGCCCGTTGATCAGCGGGCTCAAGCTGGCTGATCAAACCCTGCTGGCGGACGCAGCTGCCTTGGAGTGCCCGAAGATCATTGACCCCCGTCAACCACCGTTGATGGCCCGCCTGGAGTACCTGGCGTTCGACGGCACGGCCACTTCGGCGGCAACCCTGACGCTTTGTGGTTATGCGCAGGCCACCCGGGATTCACAGGGCCGGTTGATGCCAGACACCGTGCTGGTGCTGGAAGGTGTAACGGTCGCCAGTATTGAGCCTGAGGCAAAGGACTGGGCGGTATCGCTCGCCGAGTCCTGGAATGGCATCAAGGTGACGCTGATTCAGAGTCAGGCCAATGCGCGGGAAGGGGCATTGCGAAGCATCACCCGGACAGCGACGACCTGGTACAAGGACGACACCGCTCGCAGTACCCAGAAGGTCACTGAAACCACTTACCGTGGAAACCAGCCCAATACGTGGAAGCTCGTCACCACCGCCCCCCTGGTCACCGGCGGCGACGCCGTTCTCAGCCAGCAGGTCCAGTCGGCGTTCAGCGGTCGATTGCTGCGCGAGTCGCATCAGGACGGCCAGGGGACGCCTGTGCGTTTTACCTGCCATGAATACGATACACGTGGCCGCGGAACGCGCAGTGTGACGTACCCGTACGATGCCGATGCGTTCGATTCAGGGGACGTCGAGGGCCTCGTGAGTATCGAGGAGCAACTCTGTTCCCGTTCAGAAACGGGTTCAGGTACCTGGCTGACGAGCCTCTGCCTGGACGGCCGCAAGCAGCGCACATTGTACGATGGCGCACAACGGGCAGTCAGACGCGAAATGCAACGTGAAGCGAGTGACACAAGCGAGTTCGTTTTGCTGGAAGAAAGCACCTGGGGGTGGGGTGAGGCCCCTGAACAGGTCAAGCGCTACGATTTCTTGCCCGGCGGCCTGTGCATTCACGATGACAGGGCAATCGAGGTGCCCGCGCAACTGCGCCACCACTTCTGGCAGGCCTACGCCGATCCTGTCGTCGAGAAGAACGCACAGTCTGAGCAGACACTCACCCACCAGTCGGCGCTTGCGTTATTGAATGGCGGCATCCAGTACACCCGCCGTCAGCAACAGGTGAACCATGCCGCAGGGGCCGTGACGTTGTCGTCTGCGATCTGGAGCGGGCCTGACAGCAACGATGAGGCCAAGGCGCTGAGAACCGAGGAGAAAATCGATGCCCGTGGGCGCAATGTGCTGCTCAAGCAGCATGTGCCAATGGAGGATGAAACGGTCAAGTCGCGGGAGTGGACCACGACCTGGGATGACCTGGATCGCCCACTCTCGCGTACTCAGCCCGACGAGTCGGTGATTACCTGGCGTTACCAGGGAATGAGTTCGGTACCGATCAGCGTCAGCATCAAGGCCAAAGGCAAGGCGAACCAGGTGCTCGGCAGCCAGACGCTGGCAGGCGGCGGAAACCAGGGCGACAGAGTGACGGGCTTGGTCATCGGCGGAAAAAATGGCTTGGTTTACAGTGAGCAAGCCGGAAGCGTCACCGGGCCAGACGGCAAAAAACGCTACAGCAAAGAAACCGACAACAGGGTCGAGTGGTATATAGAGGGTAAGGACGAGAGTACCGCTACGCTGCTGGCGTCATTCGAATACAGCAGACTGACTCAGTCCCTCAAGTCCGAGCGGCCGGCGCAGGGCACCCAGCAGAGCACAGTGACCAGTGAAGCCCTGGCCCCGCTGTTGCTGGGAAGCTGGCACTTCAACCGTACTGTGCATGCCCAGCGGCAGCGGCAGGAAGCCTTGGTCTCATTGCGTGGCAAACTTCAGCGGACGAAACATGCCAATGGCGTGACAAGTCAGGCCTGGAAGGGGCCGCAGGGGCAATGTGACCGCGTTGTCCGGGGTTCGCTTGAATACTGGTACGAATACACAGCTCTGGGCCAATGCGAGCGGATGACCGTACGTGATCTGAAGAGTGGCCGAAACATGGCCGTGTCCTACACCTACGACAAGTTGGGTAATGAGGTTGAAAGACAGTACCGGCTCGATGATCAGACCAAAGCACGGTATGTGCAGACGTGGTCGTCAATGGGCCAGTTGTTGAGCAAGACCTTGTTCCGCGATGGCCAATCCTCGCCGACGCGTACCGAGACATTTGTTTACTACACCAGTGTGAGCGGCACGCGTGATGAACTGCAAAAATGGACGGTTGAGGCCACCTCCGGCAATGAGATCAAGGATGCTGAAGGTCATCCACTCAAGGAACAACGGTATAAGTACGATGTGCTGGGCAACCTTACAGAGTGCCGCACCACACGTGGAAATGGCGATGTGGTGCTGGTGACCTATGCCTATGACAGCGATCATCCCACGCGCCGCAGCCAGCAAAGCACCCAGTTGACGCCCAGCGGAGGGCAGCCGGGTAACGTTCAGACATTGACGTACACCTACGATGGTCGGGGGCAACTGACGCTTAACGAACGAAAGCAAACCCTCGCCTATTCGGATACCGGAAGGTTGCGTTCAGTCACCGAACATGGCCAGGCTGGGCCTTCAACCTATTACGAGTACGACGAACATGACTGTTTGATCAGCCAATGGGTCGCAACGGGTAACCAGCGTCGGGTCCTTGCCTACACGGGTGATGGGCTCTGCGGTGAAACCTGGCTGGACAAAGATGGCAAGGTTGTTCGTGCTCTGACCCTGGACGAGTACGCTGGCGTGGTGGTCAAAAACCGTCAGGGAACAGCAGAGACACAGTTGTTCGTGCTGGGCGATCCGCAACAAGCGGGTGGCGACGAGTATTGGGTGGATGCCAATGGTGCCTGGCAGCACCGGTCATTGGCGTTCACGCCATGGGGTGAAGCGCCATTGGCCAGCATTCAGACGATGCAGAGTGGCCTGGGCCGTGACGGGCAGCGGCTGGACCCATCAACCGGGTGCTCCCATCTGGGCAACGGTTACCGTGTCTATGATCCGCGACACCGGGCGTTCTATCAGCGAGACAGCTGGAGCCCGTTCGGCGCGGGTGGGCTCAATGACCGGGCCTATTGCGCGGGTGGGGACCCTGTGAACTGGCATGATCCTAGCGGGCACATCATGCTGAGCCGGCGTGACCAATCTGAAAGTCTGGCGCGGCTTGACAGGGTAATTACAGAGAGCCAGCCACCGGTGCATGAAGCCGTTCCTTGGTGGCAATGGCTGACCTTGGCAATCTTTACGGTTGTCGCCATCGCGGCGACTATCGCCACGTTCGGGACGGCAGGCCCGGTCATGGCCGGGATCGGCATGGCGCTCTGCACCGGGATCATGGTGGGGGCTTCCATCACGGCCGCAGGCATGGCCCAGCGCCAGAGTAATCCAAGGTTGTCCTCCCGCCTGGAAGGGGCGGGACACATTGTAATGGGGCTGACGAGCCTTCCGGGCATGGTTGGCGGCTTGTCTGTGTTGATTGGGGGAATCGTGGTGGTGACCACGCTGGCTTCGCTAGCGCTTGAGGTGACGAAGTTGGCGGTGGAACAGGACAATCCGGAGCTGGCGGAAAAACTGGGATGGGCATCGATGGCGACGGGGATGGTTGGGATGGTTGCGACGTTACCGTCCATGCTGAAGGGCCTGGGTAAATCGTTGCAACGGTTGCGGGGCCTTCGTTATTGGAAGGACGCGTACGGTAAATGGATAGATGCAAGAACGATGGAACACGCCTTCAGCAAACCGGTTAGGCCCATTGGCTATCAAGTTATTACTCATAGCCGAACTGTGACCATGGGGGGGGAAATGCATGAAGTCATGCCCTTTAATGAGGGGATCTACTTTTATCGAGATGCTTACAAGGGAGGGCGTAGACTTAATGTGGTAGCGCACGGCGCAGACAACGTCAGCACTATCTCTTCTAAAACAGTGATAAATGTGAATAATGTGCCTTGGGGGCCTGAGCAATTGTATGCCGCCGTGACAGGTATGGTTGGCGAGCCTAACAAGACGTTTCACAGTATCAGGCTAATCGTTTGTCATGCAGGCGAAGGTGGTGCTTATTCCTTTGCGCAAAGATTCTCGACACTGACAGGGCTTCCGGTCAAAGCCTTCGAAAATGAAGTAAAACTGAATTTCGAGTCCACAAGAATATGGCAAATATTTGAAGCGCCCGGAATTGATAGAAACATCAAAAAGTTTAGTACCTTGTTTGAAAATGAAACGCTGACCATCTACAAGACAAACCCTATGAAGGATGGTGTTCCCACCTTTGCGTCACTTACCTACGACCCTAAGTATTTTAAGCCATTCCCTAAAATGCTGCCCGCTCATTATGTAAAATAA
- the pncB gene encoding nicotinate phosphoribosyltransferase has protein sequence MTDSVFGPRIVQNLLDTDFYKITMMQAVLHNYPNAEVEWEFRCRNDEDLAPYLAEIRYQVEQLADVSVTLDQLAYLEKIPFIKPDFIRFLSLFRFNLRYVQVGLDDAGQLAIRIRGPWLHVILFEIPLLAIISEVRNRYRYRDVVIEQVGERLCQKLDWLKAEASTDELAGLQLADFGTRRRFSYRVQEEVVHILKRDFPGRFVGTSNVHLAREYQLKPIGTMAHEWFMAHQQLGPRLVDSQAAALECWVREYRGQLGIALTDCIGMDAFMRDFDLYFAKLFDGLRHDSGEPLAWAEKAIAHYERLGIDPKGKTLIFSDGLDFQKMLELYRALNGRIHVSFGIGTNLTCDIPGVKPMNMVIKMTACNGAPVAKISDSPGKTQCRDENFVAYLRHVFQAG, from the coding sequence ATGACCGACAGCGTATTTGGCCCACGGATCGTCCAGAACCTGCTGGACACCGACTTCTACAAGATCACCATGATGCAGGCGGTGCTGCACAACTACCCCAACGCCGAGGTGGAGTGGGAGTTCCGTTGCCGCAACGACGAGGACCTGGCGCCCTACCTCGCCGAGATCCGCTACCAGGTCGAGCAACTGGCCGATGTCTCGGTGACCCTCGACCAGCTGGCGTACCTGGAGAAGATCCCGTTCATCAAGCCGGACTTCATCCGTTTTCTCAGCCTGTTCCGTTTCAACCTGCGCTATGTCCAGGTCGGCCTCGACGACGCTGGGCAACTGGCGATCCGCATACGCGGGCCTTGGTTGCACGTGATCCTGTTCGAGATCCCGCTGCTGGCGATCATCTCCGAGGTGCGCAACCGCTACCGCTATCGCGACGTGGTGATCGAGCAGGTGGGCGAGCGCCTGTGCCAGAAGCTCGACTGGCTCAAGGCCGAAGCCAGCACGGATGAACTGGCCGGCCTGCAACTGGCCGACTTCGGCACCCGCCGGCGCTTCTCCTACCGGGTGCAGGAAGAGGTGGTGCATATCCTCAAGCGCGACTTCCCAGGGCGTTTCGTCGGCACCAGCAACGTGCACCTGGCCCGCGAGTACCAGCTCAAGCCCATCGGCACCATGGCCCACGAATGGTTCATGGCCCACCAGCAGCTTGGCCCACGGTTGGTCGACAGCCAGGCCGCCGCGCTGGAATGCTGGGTGCGTGAGTATCGGGGGCAGTTGGGTATCGCCCTGACTGACTGCATTGGCATGGATGCCTTCATGCGCGATTTCGACCTGTACTTCGCCAAGCTGTTCGACGGCTTGCGCCATGACTCGGGCGAACCGCTGGCCTGGGCCGAGAAGGCCATCGCCCACTATGAACGGCTGGGGATCGACCCGAAGGGCAAGACGTTGATCTTCTCCGATGGGTTGGATTTCCAGAAGATGCTTGAGCTGTACCGGGCGTTGAATGGCAGGATCCATGTCAGCTTCGGCATCGGTACCAACCTCACCTGCGACATTCCTGGGGTGAAGCCGATGAACATGGTGATCAAGATGACTGCCTGCAACGGCGCGCCTGTGGCGAAGATTTCCGATAGCCCTGGGAAGACCCAATGCCGGGATGAGAACTTCGTGGCGTATCTGCGGCATGTGTTTCAGGCTGGTTGA
- a CDS encoding nicotinamidase, protein MKIASFDVDAQNGFTANAPQELPVPGGEQIAPALNLMARRATLRLGSKDAHPANAAWVVAEPGQMLQPLALANADLTWVSHCVPGTPGFELLPGLPAPIDYDYFVWKGVEPDLHPYGACYHDLAERRSTGVIEYLKVQQVQAIIVGGLALDYCVRTTALQLRRAGFEVLLYLPACRALSAKGANDACDAMSAAGIHLCADEAALDARLTLLQEARP, encoded by the coding sequence ATGAAAATCGCCAGTTTCGATGTCGACGCGCAGAACGGCTTCACCGCCAACGCCCCGCAGGAACTGCCGGTGCCTGGCGGCGAGCAGATCGCGCCCGCGCTCAACCTGATGGCCCGCCGCGCCACCTTGCGCCTGGGCAGCAAGGACGCCCACCCGGCCAACGCCGCCTGGGTCGTGGCCGAGCCCGGTCAGATGCTGCAACCCCTGGCGCTGGCCAATGCCGACCTGACCTGGGTAAGCCACTGCGTACCCGGCACCCCAGGCTTCGAGCTGCTGCCCGGCCTGCCCGCGCCGATCGACTACGACTATTTCGTCTGGAAAGGCGTCGAGCCCGACCTGCACCCCTACGGCGCCTGCTACCACGACCTGGCCGAGCGCCGCTCCACCGGCGTGATCGAATACCTCAAGGTGCAACAGGTGCAGGCGATCATCGTCGGCGGCCTGGCCCTGGACTACTGCGTGCGCACCACCGCCCTGCAACTACGCCGGGCCGGCTTCGAGGTGCTGCTGTACCTCCCGGCCTGTCGTGCCCTGAGCGCCAAAGGCGCCAACGACGCCTGCGACGCGATGAGCGCCGCCGGCATCCACCTCTGCGCCGACGAAGCCGCACTCGACGCCCGACTCACCCTGCTGCAGGAAGCACGCCCATGA
- a CDS encoding NUDIX hydrolase, with protein MSTAEVLASVDIVALRLSPHTQRLQVLLHQREREPHAGQWALPGVIVNGRTPDNSLDAAAERALAEKARVVPRHLEQVGTEGNAFRDPRGWSLSTYYLALLEPTVAVEEGALAFFDLDSLLTRKVLLPFDHRLLVERACERLASKSVYTSLPLYLVAQCFTVLDALAAVQACLGQSINNTSLRKRLERMKAAGWVEDTGEKHQPRLGRPQQLYRHTPQGAGAFVFDRSLLAAG; from the coding sequence GTGAGCACAGCAGAAGTCCTGGCCAGCGTGGATATCGTCGCGCTGCGCCTGTCACCGCACACCCAGCGCCTGCAGGTACTGCTCCATCAGCGTGAGCGCGAGCCCCATGCCGGGCAGTGGGCCTTGCCGGGGGTGATCGTCAACGGGCGCACGCCGGACAACAGCCTCGACGCCGCCGCCGAACGGGCCTTGGCCGAAAAAGCGCGGGTGGTGCCGCGCCACCTGGAACAGGTGGGGACCGAGGGCAATGCCTTCCGTGACCCGCGGGGCTGGTCGCTGAGCACCTATTACCTCGCGTTGCTCGAACCGACCGTGGCGGTGGAGGAGGGGGCGCTGGCGTTCTTCGACCTGGACAGCCTGTTGACGCGCAAAGTGTTGCTGCCGTTCGATCACCGCCTGCTGGTCGAGCGGGCCTGCGAGCGCCTGGCAAGCAAATCGGTGTACACCAGCCTGCCGCTGTACCTTGTCGCGCAGTGCTTCACCGTGCTTGATGCCCTGGCAGCGGTGCAGGCATGCCTGGGCCAGTCGATCAACAATACTTCGCTGCGCAAGCGCCTGGAGCGCATGAAGGCCGCAGGCTGGGTGGAGGACACCGGCGAGAAGCACCAGCCCAGGCTGGGGCGCCCGCAGCAGCTGTACCGGCATACACCGCAAGGGGCAGGGGCCTTCGTGTTCGACCGTAGCCTGCTGGCGGCGGGCTGA
- a CDS encoding eCIS core domain-containing protein — protein sequence MKSASALLGLLLALPAFAQNSCPVGQYQVCLVVCFCAPIDPGQGGQVLQDVERVAAASLAFALRQARDEATANGTQPIPLHIRAQLEPWYDFAVLDAARYRVGDEQQISAANALLQNPDVNAVTLIDTVIFRRPGDAEDNVALWAHELKHVQQYQELGVETFAQRYTHNSQELEGPAYKIEAEVAKALRAHGTGGPR from the coding sequence ATGAAGAGTGCTAGTGCCCTGCTCGGCTTGTTGCTGGCCCTGCCGGCTTTCGCCCAGAACAGCTGCCCCGTCGGGCAATACCAGGTGTGCCTGGTGGTGTGCTTCTGCGCGCCGATCGACCCCGGCCAGGGCGGCCAGGTGTTGCAGGATGTCGAGCGCGTGGCCGCCGCCAGCCTGGCCTTCGCCCTGCGCCAGGCACGGGATGAAGCCACGGCCAACGGCACCCAGCCCATCCCCTTGCACATTCGCGCCCAGCTCGAACCCTGGTACGACTTTGCCGTGCTCGACGCCGCCCGCTACCGGGTCGGCGACGAGCAGCAGATCAGCGCGGCCAATGCACTGCTGCAGAACCCCGATGTGAACGCGGTGACCCTGATCGATACGGTCATCTTCCGCCGCCCGGGCGACGCCGAGGACAACGTGGCGCTGTGGGCCCATGAGCTCAAGCATGTGCAGCAGTATCAGGAACTGGGGGTCGAGACCTTCGCCCAGCGCTACACCCACAATTCGCAGGAGTTGGAGGGGCCGGCCTACAAGATCGAGGCCGAAGTGGCGAAGGCCCTGCGTGCACACGGCACGGGCGGCCCCCGCTGA